One part of the Gossypium raimondii isolate GPD5lz chromosome 1, ASM2569854v1, whole genome shotgun sequence genome encodes these proteins:
- the LOC105785810 gene encoding uncharacterized protein LOC105785810, giving the protein MIRWWIYALQLAELLVSSLVHVLYGLYIFSTAVAGDLSQALTDRFFKPNANIEVKSEDPSGTNVDDLPPIVLVHGIFGFGKGKLGGFSYFAGAEKKDERVLVPDLGSLTGIYDRARELFYYLKGGQVDYGEEHSKAYGHSQFGRIYEQGNYPQWDEDHPIHFVGHSAGAQVVRVLQQMLADKKFKGYEDTSENWVLSITSLSGAFNGTTRTYFDGMQPDDGKTMKPLSLLQLCRIGVIIYDWLDIPWLKDYYNFGFDHFNMSRKKLGAWGLVECLLGNAGPFATGDWILTDLTIQGSMGMNSHLQTFPNTFYFSYATKRTTKILGVTVPSGILGIHPLLFIRVLQMSQWRHPPDVPPPYKGYRDEDWQENDGALNTISMTHPRLPIEHPSRLVVNDSDCLPLQPGIWYYKIVEADHILFIVNRERAGVQFDLIYDSIFERCRKHVFRKTPQILPNQAP; this is encoded by the exons ATGATAAGATGGTGGATATATGCTTTGCAATTAGCGGAGCTGCTTGTTAGTTCTTTGGTGCATGTGCTATATGGGTTGTATATCTTTAGCACGGCCGTTGCTGGGGATCTTTCCCAGGCTTTAACTGATCGCTTTTTTAAGCCTAATGCAAATATAGAGGTCAAAAGCGAGGATCCCAGTGGGACCAATGTTGATGATCTGCCTCCTATTGTATTGGTTCATGGCATTTTTGGATTTGGCAAAGGA AAATTAGgaggtttttcatattttgctgGGGCAGAGAAGAAAGATGAGAGAGTTCTTGTGCCTGATTTGGGATCTCTTACCGGCATATACGATAG GGCGCGTGAATTGTTCTATTATTTGAAAGGAGGACAAGTTGATTATGGTGAAGAACATAGCAAGGCTTATGGGCACTCGCAGTTTGGACGAATTTATGAACAAG GGAATTACCCACAATGGGATGAAGATCACCCTATTCACTTTGTTGGCCATTCGGCTGGTGCACAGGTCGTGCGTGTCTTGCAGCAGATGCTTGCTGATAAG AAATTCAAAGGATACGAGGATACCTCTGAGAACTGGGTTTTAAGCATAACATCCTTATCGGGGGCTTTCAATGGCACTACTAGAACTTATTTCGACGGCATGCA GCCAGACGATGGGAAAACGATGAAACCTCTAAGTCTGCTTCAACTATGTCGGATTGGAGTTATAATTTATGATTGGTTAGATATCCCGTGGCTAAAGGATTATTACAATTTCGGGTTCGATCATTTCAACATGTCAAGGAAAAAATTGGGTGCTTGGGGTCTAGTTGAATGCCTGTTGGGGAATGCAGGGCCGTTTGCTACAGGAGATTGGATTCTTACTGATCTTACAATTCAAGGGTCAATGGGAATGAATAGCCATCTCCAAACCTTTCCCAATACATTCTATTTCAGCTACGCAACCAAGCGTACAACCAAGATCCTGGGCGTAACAGTCCCTTCCGGCATTCTTGGTATACACCCATTGCTTTTTATACGAGTACTACAGATGAGCCAATGGCGTCATCCGCCTGATGTTCCTCCCCCTTACAAAGGCTACAG GGATGAGGATTGGCAGGAGAATGATGGAGCTCTGAACACAATATCAATGACTCATCCACGTCTCCCAATTGAGCACCCAAGCCGTTTGGTTGTCAATGATTCTGATTGCCTGCCTTTGCAGCCAGGCATATG GTATTATAAGATTGTAGAGGCAGATCACATATTGTTCATAGTGAATAGGGAAAGAGCAGGCGTCCAATTTGATCTGATATATGACAGCATATTTGAGCGTTGCAGAAAGCATGTGTTTAGAAAGACTCCACAAATATTACCCAATCAAGCTCCCTAA